Proteins from a single region of Mytilus trossulus isolate FHL-02 chromosome 2, PNRI_Mtr1.1.1.hap1, whole genome shotgun sequence:
- the LOC134708095 gene encoding protein GPR107-like, with translation MTMTVFKLTVFIAFCVSYSQCRIHELELEDDERKIIQMSTFGFLKKGYLEVSISFFRYKVPEGVAINKKDMLYGFTLDKSGSSGISAYLENAQGKNCLLINQTGILSKENNKKNSLSIIFFKIDFDKMVVTIQRNGSDVKNLEIVNNLTEPHSPSKRHVPHSPFSDQSLIGKRHRRDVTASSVKKEANKAPSTTAVPTKAPSTTAALTKTPSTTAVLTTKTVKTVKTETSKTKKPLESGKIKAAPVLKEIPMSKFDNNSMEAYTIYFRVNINRKEEEGLYNLYFHSCPSYKVKAGYSVDMNLKITEKNDATYLSAGEIPLAPLYFSFFVLYLAAGCLWMSVLKKSSDDVYKLHYLMFAVVIVKSFSSMFHAVNIYYIGKEGIHEEAWAVLYYIVYLTKGSLMIITIILVGAGWAFVKHILSDKEKKLFLIIIPLQVFDNIAYIIIEESEEGQLQYHIWKQLFIMIDLLCCGAILFPVVWSIRHLTEASNTDGKAAICLLKLKLFRQFYIMVVCYIYFTRIIVYLISITVPFQYEWLDQLFKELATITFFVVTGYKFRPANDNPYLQVPQDSDEEVEMEEVVTQSGAYDNITRVNQKFEEGGTTPKQRESSHEYD, from the exons gaTGATGAAAGGAAGATTATACAGATGAGTACATTCggttttttgaaaaaaggatATTTGGAAGTCAGCATTAGTTTCTTTCGTTACAAAGTACCTGAAGGTGTTGCTATTAATAAAAAAGACATGCTG TATGGTTTTACACTGGACAAGAGTGGGAGTAGTGGAATTTCTGCTTACTTG gAAAATGCACAAGGGAAAAATTGTTTGTTGATAAATCAAACTGGAATACTCAGCAAAGAAAACAACAAGAAGAATAGTTTGTCTATTATCTTctttaaaatagattttgataaaatggt aGTGACAATACAAAGAAACGGCAGTGATGTGAAGAATTTGGAAATTGTTAATAACTTGACAGAGCCACATTCTCCAAGTAAAAGACATGTTCCTCATTCACCATTTAGTGACCAGTCCCTCATTGGAAAAAGGCATAGAAGGGATGTTACTGCTTCTAGTGTTAAGAAGGAAGCGAATAAAGCACCAAGTACCACTGCAGTACCGACTAAAGCACCAAGTACCACTGCAGCACTGACTAAAACACCAAGTACCACTGCAGTACTGAcaacaaaaacagtaaaaacagtaaaaacagaAACCAGTAAAACAAAGAAACCATTAGAATCAGGCAAAATAAAAGCAGCTCCAGTGCTTAAGGAAATTCCTAtgtcaaaatttgataataattcAATGGAGGCATACACAATTTAT tttcgAGTAAACATCAACAGAAAGGAAGAAGAAGGATTATATAACCTGTATTTCCATAGTTGTCCATCTTATAAAGTTAAAGCAGGTTATTCCGTTGACATGAAT CTAAagataactgaaaaaaatgatgCCACCTATCTGTCTGCTGGAGAAATACCCCTGGCTCCATTATATTTCTCTTTCTTCGTCCTGTATTTAGCAGCTGGCTGTCTCTGGATGAGTGTTCTAAAGAAATCCAG tgATGATGTGTATAAACTCCACTATTTGATGTTTGCAGTGGTGATAGTTAAAAGTTTTTCTAGTATGTTTCATGCA GTTAATATCTATTACATTGGTAAAGAAGGGATTCACGAGGAAGCTTGGGCTgtgttatattatattgtatattt AACCAAAGGATCCTTGATGattattacaattatattagttGGAGCAGGATGGGCGTTTGTCAAACATATTCTGTCGgacaaagaaaagaaattgtTTCTGATTATCATACCACTACAG gtATTTGATAATATAGCTTACATTATCATAGAAGAGAGTGAAGAAGGCCAGTTACAGTACCATATTTGGAAACAGCTATTTATCATGATTGACTTGTTATGTTGTGGTGCTATACTGTTCCCAGTTGTATG GTCTATCAGACACCTGACAGAAGCATCAAACACTGATGGCAAAGCTGCAATATGTCTCCTTAAACTTAAATTATTCAGACAGTTTTATATAATGGTAG tttgttatatatactttaCAAGAATTATAGTCTATTTAATCAGT ATTACAGTCCCTTTCCAGTATGAATGGCTAGACCAACTGTTTAAAGAATTAGCTACAATAACATTCTTCGTAGTAACTGGGTATAAGTTCAGACCAGCTAATGACAATCCATACCTTCAAGTTCCTCAAGATAGTGATGAAGAGGTAGAAATGGAAGAAGT GGTAACACAGTCAGGAGCATATGATAATATCACCAGAGTGAATCAGAAGTTTGAAGAAGGGGGAACAACTCCAAAACAAAGGGAGAGTAGTCATGAATATGATTGA
- the LOC134706027 gene encoding nose resistant to fluoxetine protein 6-like, with translation MLYCYLVLPSISDGALVAWPGECVEPDQPFDTRAIVVLVILSIFLALITIGTAYDVIIIQWPRWKETKTISETSEEIAVEVDEKAPLIDNQKNKITENQPGLIGNLLLAFSVYTNGAKLLNTTQNKDILTCINGIRFLSMTWVILGHTYTMPLQMSDNLMSFFPKMLKRWTFGAIANATVSVDTFFTLSGCLLTYLVMKELKKKNGRLNWGMFYFHRFWRLTPPYMLVLMVYVSLFHYTGSGPNWSKDGPEKNHCEKAWYYNLLYINNFFDDKENQCMVWSWYLACDMQFFVLSPLIILPLYFFPIVGFGIMMAFLLGTWIATGVISSHFDIPSSSFNGGDGTDSNKIYLRSYCRMGPYLVGMFTGYLLYRTKCNIRMSKYLNLLGWGVATGVSMAVLYGLYDDMNGERLSTEMAALYNTVHRTVWGACVAWVIFACATGYGGFVNVILSWKGFIPLSRLTYMAYLVHIIIMMHYIMTYQRMFHLTDSEFIYQFLGNLGLSYMAAFVTSMAFESPMMGLERVLLKKEERKR, from the exons ATGTTGTATTGTTATCTAGTTTTACCTTCCATTTCTGATGGTGCACTTGTGGCATGGCCTGGTGAATGCGTAGAACCAGATCAACCATTCGATACTAGAGCAATAGTCGTTCT GGTTATTCTTTCAATATTTCTGGCATTAATAACAATTGGAACTGCTTATGATGTTATTATCATACAATGGCCACGATGGAAAGAGACCAAAACCATTTCTGAAACTAGTGAAGAGATTGCAGTAGAGGTAGACGAAAAGGCGCCATTAATAGACAATCAGAAGAACAAAATAACCGAAAACCAGCCAG GGTTGATTGGAAATCTGTTGTTAGCCTTTTCTGTCTATACAAATGGAGCTAAACTATTGAATACAACGCAAAATAAAGACATACTGACATGCATAAATGGAATAAGATTTCTGTCCATGACGTGGGTCATCCTTGGACATACATATACAATGCCTTTACAGATGTCGG acAACCTGATGTCTTTCTTCCCTAAGATGTTAAAACGGTGGACATTTGGAGCAATAGCTAATGCTACAGTATCTGTAGACACATTTTTTACTCTcag TGGCTGTTTATTAACATACTTGGTGATGAAGGAGTTAAAGAAGAAAAATGGACGACTCAATTGgggaatgttttattttcatcgATTTTGGAG ACTTACTCCTCCATACATGTTGGTATTGATGGTATACGTGTCTCTGTTCCATTATACTGGTAGTGGCCCAAACTGGTCTAAAGATGGACCTGAGAAGAACCACTGTGAGAAAGCGTGGTATTACAATCTACTTTATATAAACAACTTCTTCGACGACAAAGAAAACCAG TGTATGGTGTGGTCTTGGTATTTGGCCTGTGATATGCAGTTCTTTGTATTAAGTCCATTGATTATACTTCCACTATATTT ttttcctatcgTTGGCTTTGGGATTATGATGGCATTTCTACTAGGAACATGGATAGCTACTGGTGTAATTTCTTCACATTTTGACATCCCATCATCTTCGTTTAATGG AGGAGACGGTACTGATTCTAATAAGATATACTTGCGATCCTACTGCAGAATGGGTCCATACTTAGTTGGAATGTTTACCGGATATCTGCTGTATAGAACGAAATGTAACATTCGTATGAGCAAG TATTTGAATTTGCTGGGCTGGGGTGTAGCTACCGGGGTATCTATGGCAGTACTGTACGGATTGTATGATGATATGAACGGTGAACGACTATCTACAGAAATGGCAGCTCTATACAATACAGTCCACAGAACCGTATGGGGTGCGTGTGTAGCATGGGTTATATTTGCCTGTGCAACAGGTTATGGAG GATTTGTTAACGTCATATTATCATGGAAGGGTTTTATACCCCTAAGCAGACTGACCTACATGGCATACCTTGTACATATTATAATCATGATGCACTATATAATGACATACCAGAGAATGTTTCATTTGACTGACAGTGAATTT atttatCAATTCCTTGGTAATCTAGGTTTGTCCTATATGGCAGCTTTTGTGACATCGATGGCATTTGAATCACCAATGATGGGACTAGAAAGAGTACTCCTTAAGAAAGAAGAACGCAAACGATAA